A region of Nostoc flagelliforme CCNUN1 DNA encodes the following proteins:
- the cpeB gene encoding C-phycoerythrin subunit beta encodes MLDAFSRAVISADASTSSVSDIAALRAFVANGNRRLDAVNAIASNASCIVSDSVAGMICENQGLIQAGGNCYPNRRMAACLRDAEIILRYVTYALLAGDASVLDDRCLNGLKETYAALGVPTTSTVRAVQIMKACAAAHIQDTPSEARAGAKLRKMGSPVVEDRCASLVAESSSYFDRVISALS; translated from the coding sequence ATGCTTGACGCTTTTTCTAGAGCTGTAATTTCAGCAGATGCCAGCACTTCTAGCGTATCTGATATTGCTGCCCTCAGAGCCTTCGTTGCTAATGGTAACAGACGTTTGGATGCTGTAAATGCGATCGCTAGTAACGCTAGCTGCATCGTCTCTGATTCTGTTGCTGGAATGATCTGCGAAAACCAAGGTTTAATCCAAGCTGGTGGTAACTGCTATCCTAACCGTCGCATGGCTGCTTGTCTGCGCGATGCAGAAATCATCTTACGCTATGTAACCTATGCTTTATTAGCTGGTGACGCTTCAGTTCTAGATGATCGTTGTTTGAATGGTTTGAAAGAAACTTATGCAGCTCTTGGCGTACCCACCACCTCTACAGTACGTGCTGTTCAAATCATGAAAGCGTGTGCAGCTGCTCACATTCAAGACACCCCCAGTGAGGCTCGTGCTGGTGCCAAATTGCGTAAGATGGGTTCTCCTGTCGTAGAAGATCGTTGCGCTAGCCTAGTTGCTGAATCTTCCAGCTACTTTGATCGCGTAATTTCTGCTCTGAGCTAA
- a CDS encoding ParM/StbA family protein codes for MSNIHALQKIFPAGFDNGYGSLKLLVDGFEVVRAPSYISTAEMENVPGRVVFNGTAYTVGESAFRTGNYFDRNADNNQNKVNNALLTLLGALAHLPHRKAWHLKLVVSLHDVDLADELQKVLNGEYQPILAGKQSDVKIEVIKVVLEGMGALFGHKLPKKLTILDFGNGTTLYSRYNQGKREVHTAYPIGVEVLIDDISQKMKHLNGGKIGDVSKIRFCLEMGHTKYSRDIDIKDVYSACLKDWYEKYLKKVVNLTLDAKHQGDEIWAIGGGCLLPGFKKLLEKNGFKILDNPVEANVFGLLSMAKTILSKNSPTTSRKL; via the coding sequence ATGTCGAACATTCACGCATTGCAAAAAATTTTTCCTGCTGGATTTGATAACGGTTATGGAAGCCTAAAACTTTTAGTCGATGGCTTTGAAGTAGTTCGTGCCCCCAGCTATATTTCCACTGCGGAAATGGAAAATGTCCCAGGAAGGGTGGTTTTTAACGGTACTGCTTACACAGTTGGAGAATCAGCTTTCCGTACAGGAAATTATTTTGACCGCAACGCAGATAACAATCAAAACAAAGTCAATAATGCGTTGTTGACATTATTAGGTGCATTGGCACATCTGCCACACCGTAAGGCTTGGCATTTAAAATTAGTCGTCAGCTTACATGATGTTGATCTGGCTGACGAATTACAAAAAGTACTAAATGGAGAATATCAGCCGATACTAGCTGGCAAACAATCAGACGTGAAGATAGAAGTCATCAAAGTTGTACTAGAGGGAATGGGTGCATTGTTTGGGCATAAACTACCCAAAAAATTAACCATTTTAGACTTTGGCAATGGTACGACTCTGTATTCTCGTTACAACCAGGGTAAGCGAGAAGTTCACACCGCCTACCCCATCGGTGTAGAAGTTCTCATTGATGATATTTCCCAAAAAATGAAACATTTAAATGGGGGAAAAATCGGGGATGTCTCGAAAATCCGATTTTGTCTGGAAATGGGGCATACCAAGTATAGCCGTGACATCGATATCAAAGATGTCTACAGCGCTTGCTTGAAAGATTGGTATGAAAAATACTTAAAGAAAGTGGTGAATCTGACATTGGATGCCAAACACCAAGGGGATGAAATCTGGGCGATTGGTGGAGGCTGCCTGTTACCAGGATTTAAGAAGCTGTTAGAGAAGAACGGTTTCAAGATTCTCGACAATCCGGTGGAAGCTAATGTCTTTGGACTTTTATCCATGGCAAAAACCATCCTGAGCAAGAATTCACCAACTACATCTAGGAAGTTATAA
- a CDS encoding HEAT repeat domain-containing protein, translated as MDKRFFNFFNLTEDQAIALLDTPQDQLSEDDSRYIAASHLVNFPTERSIKALMRAVQQTDPSLDNRIVRRKSVETLGRLQAESALPVIRTCLFNEDCYTVENAVWAIGEIGTQDPDILEDVAQLLDKPGQTYRVIIHTLTKFNYQPALERIRKFVDDADPPTACAAMAAVCRLTGDYSQMGKVVAMLQHPNVLGRRLSIQDLMDARYYDAIPYIAQCPVSLVFRLRGIRTLAEAGIAARAITFATIQPHLEQTLYDHPNDLSLVHSYPSPPTLPVLIRGLYETDFGRCYLATKTILDDHADAAPDALFATYAEEANNDYGAHFHVIKLFGWLKHAPAYNLLVEGLHNKQPQFQKSRAAAAIALGELGDPRAIPELKASLETKIWDLKYAALMALEKLGDTSGYEQVTNDDDWLIREKAKSTPTGY; from the coding sequence ATGGATAAACGATTTTTTAATTTTTTTAATCTCACAGAAGACCAGGCGATCGCTCTTTTAGATACGCCTCAAGACCAATTGAGTGAGGATGATTCACGTTATATTGCCGCTTCTCATTTAGTCAATTTTCCCACAGAGCGATCAATTAAGGCGCTGATGCGGGCGGTGCAGCAAACTGATCCCTCGTTGGATAACCGCATTGTCCGCCGCAAGTCGGTAGAGACTTTGGGGCGACTGCAAGCTGAGTCAGCCTTACCAGTGATCCGCACCTGTCTTTTTAATGAAGACTGCTACACTGTGGAAAATGCCGTTTGGGCGATCGGTGAAATTGGTACTCAAGACCCCGACATCTTAGAAGATGTTGCTCAATTGCTGGACAAGCCAGGACAAACCTATCGAGTGATTATTCATACATTAACAAAGTTTAATTATCAACCTGCCCTGGAACGAATTCGCAAATTTGTAGATGATGCCGATCCACCGACAGCCTGTGCGGCAATGGCCGCAGTTTGCCGTTTAACTGGCGACTATTCCCAGATGGGAAAGGTAGTGGCAATGTTACAACATCCAAATGTGTTAGGACGGCGGTTATCTATCCAAGATTTAATGGATGCCCGTTACTATGATGCAATTCCCTATATTGCCCAATGTCCAGTATCTTTGGTGTTTCGGCTGCGAGGAATTCGGACTTTGGCAGAAGCCGGAATCGCTGCCAGAGCAATTACTTTTGCCACGATTCAACCTCATTTAGAGCAGACGTTATACGACCACCCAAATGATCTGAGTTTGGTTCATAGTTACCCAAGCCCCCCTACTTTACCAGTTCTGATTCGGGGATTGTATGAAACAGACTTTGGGCGCTGTTATTTAGCAACCAAAACCATTCTTGACGATCACGCCGATGCTGCTCCTGATGCTTTGTTTGCTACCTACGCCGAAGAAGCAAATAATGATTATGGTGCCCACTTCCATGTGATAAAGCTGTTCGGTTGGTTGAAACATGCCCCAGCTTACAATTTACTAGTTGAAGGCTTGCATAACAAACAACCACAGTTTCAAAAATCACGGGCAGCAGCAGCGATCGCTCTTGGTGAACTTGGCGATCCACGGGCAATTCCCGAACTGAAAGCCTCTCTAGAAACCAAAATTTGGGATCTGAAGTATGCGGCGTTGATGGCGCTGGAAAAACTTGGTGATACCAGTGGTTATGAACAAGTCACCAATGATGATGATTGGCTAATTCGAGAAAAAGCCAAGTCAACCCCTACGGGGTATTAA
- a CDS encoding response regulator: protein MIIIVVDDEQDCQLLFKQQFRKEIKNNQVQLYFAFSAEEALHYLQDQLTDYIPIILADINMPGMNGLEMLKIIKTSFPNLKVFMITAYDDENNYLTAVKYGADAYITKPIEFNKLKEKILNL from the coding sequence ATGATAATAATAGTTGTAGATGACGAGCAAGATTGTCAGTTATTATTTAAGCAACAATTCAGGAAAGAGATTAAAAATAATCAAGTTCAATTATATTTTGCATTCTCAGCAGAAGAAGCATTACATTACTTACAAGATCAATTAACTGACTATATACCTATAATTTTAGCAGATATCAATATGCCAGGGATGAATGGGTTAGAAATGCTCAAAATTATTAAAACAAGCTTTCCTAATTTAAAAGTATTTATGATTACTGCTTATGACGACGAAAATAACTATCTTACTGCCGTCAAATATGGAGCTGATGCCTATATTACAAAGCCAATTGAATTTAATAAATTGAAGGAAAAAATTTTAAATTTATAA
- a CDS encoding NblA/ycf18 family protein — protein MDIPMELNLEQKFNLKLYEEQIKGLNQEESQKLLLEVLRQLMVKDNMIKHLLKQA, from the coding sequence ATGGATATCCCGATGGAGCTTAACTTAGAACAGAAATTCAACCTCAAACTTTACGAAGAGCAAATTAAGGGGTTAAACCAGGAAGAATCTCAAAAATTGCTTTTAGAGGTGCTGCGGCAGTTAATGGTCAAAGACAATATGATCAAGCATCTTCTCAAGCAGGCTTAA
- the cpeA gene encoding C-phycoerythrin subunit alpha, translating into MKSVVTTVIASADAAGRFPSTSDLESVQGSIQRAAARLEAAEKLANNLDAVATEAYNASIKKYPYLNNAGEANSTDTFKSKCARDIKHYLRLIQYSLVVGGTGPLDEWGIAGQREVYRALGLPTAPYVEALSFARNRGCAPRDMSAQALTEYNALLDYAINSLS; encoded by the coding sequence ATGAAATCAGTTGTTACCACCGTTATCGCATCTGCTGATGCCGCAGGTCGTTTCCCCAGCACCTCTGATTTAGAATCAGTACAAGGTTCTATCCAACGTGCAGCTGCTCGTTTGGAAGCTGCTGAAAAGCTAGCTAACAACCTCGATGCAGTTGCAACCGAAGCTTACAACGCTTCTATCAAGAAATATCCTTACTTGAACAACGCTGGTGAAGCTAATTCCACCGATACCTTTAAGTCCAAGTGTGCTCGTGACATCAAACACTATCTGCGGCTGATTCAGTACAGCTTGGTAGTTGGTGGTACTGGGCCATTGGATGAGTGGGGTATTGCTGGACAACGTGAAGTTTATCGCGCTTTAGGCTTGCCGACTGCTCCTTACGTTGAAGCTTTAAGCTTTGCTCGTAACCGTGGTTGTGCGCCTCGTGATATGTCTGCTCAAGCATTGACTGAGTACAATGCTTTACTAGACTACGCTATTAACTCTCTCTCCTAG
- a CDS encoding HEAT repeat domain-containing protein, whose protein sequence is MSTEELFQQLKHPNPHLREQAMWALAENPDETTIPRLMSILDEENTTYRRAAVKALGAIGHDAVTPLVEALLNSDNVTVRGSAAKALAQVAINHPDVPFAAEGVQGLTTALNDPNPVVNIAAVMALGEIGSPVVDVLIEALQTTDNPALAISIVNALGSIGDRRGVEVLQSLIQDESTDSYVRESATSTLSRLEMMVKFQRGEK, encoded by the coding sequence ATGTCCACAGAAGAACTATTCCAACAACTGAAACATCCCAACCCCCACCTACGCGAGCAAGCAATGTGGGCATTGGCTGAGAATCCCGATGAGACAACTATTCCCAGGTTGATGAGTATTCTTGATGAAGAAAATACCACCTATCGACGAGCTGCCGTCAAAGCTCTAGGAGCGATCGGCCATGATGCAGTGACTCCTCTAGTTGAAGCCTTGCTCAATAGTGATAATGTCACCGTCCGGGGAAGTGCCGCCAAAGCACTGGCACAAGTCGCCATTAATCATCCAGATGTTCCCTTTGCAGCTGAAGGTGTGCAGGGTTTAACGACTGCTCTCAATGACCCCAATCCTGTAGTGAATATTGCAGCTGTCATGGCCTTAGGTGAAATTGGTTCTCCCGTGGTGGATGTTTTGATTGAAGCATTGCAAACCACAGACAACCCAGCGCTGGCAATCTCTATCGTGAATGCCCTTGGCTCAATTGGCGATCGCCGAGGTGTGGAAGTACTACAATCTCTCATTCAGGATGAATCCACCGACTCTTATGTACGTGAGTCTGCCACTAGTACATTATCTCGCCTAGAAATGATGGTGAAGTTTCAGCGGGGAGAAAAATAA
- a CDS encoding AAA-like domain-containing protein, which translates to MSAKILVVDDEPDLEHLIRQKFRKQIRQQQFQFVFVHNGFEALEKLQAEPDIDIVLTDISMPEMDGLTLLTKLNELYPTIKAVIISAYSDIENIRKAMNSGAFDFLTKPLNLQDLEITTNKTLQYVQQMKAAWEQERLAQQKQVELLIHLQQEIAMRQQIEEALRESESRLAQFLEAVPVGVFVIDGNGKSYYANQNAQQILGKGIVTEVTNNRLNEIYQIYLAGTGQLYPTEQQPIVRALSGESVSVDDIEIRQAAKITPLEVSATPIFDDNGQIIYAIAAFQDISQRRRAEAERIQFTQELTLKNVALQQAKDALAESNRTLEQKVEERTQELSQTLEVLKVTQDKLIFENALLRNAEQPSTYDYQVGGSLPMDAPTYVVRSADRYLYKALKIGDFCYILNARQMGKSSLMVRMMHHLQQEGFSCAAIDMTRLGSENITPIQWYKGLAVELWQSFNLLETVNLKAWWNEQKDLSPIQCLSRFIEDIILNYVKAEKIFIFLDEIDSTLGLNFPVNDFFTLIRFCYNQRSINPNYRRLTFALFGVVTPSDLTSDYKRTPFNIGQAIHLEGFKEHEAQPLLQGLTDKVSNPQVVLKEMLAWTSGQPFLTQKLCQIIRNSSFSVPASCEAESIQNLVQTQLIENWESQDQPEHLRTIRDRILKSECSPVELLKLYQRIWHQKEVVSVDSLEEKELLLSGLVVKQQGSLKVHNRIYELVFDSSWINLHI; encoded by the coding sequence ATGTCAGCTAAGATACTGGTTGTGGATGATGAACCTGACTTAGAGCATCTCATCCGACAGAAATTTAGAAAACAAATACGGCAACAGCAATTTCAGTTTGTTTTTGTGCATAATGGTTTTGAAGCACTAGAAAAGTTGCAGGCTGAACCGGATATAGATATAGTATTAACCGATATTTCTATGCCGGAAATGGATGGGCTGACTTTGCTCACTAAACTGAATGAGCTATATCCCACTATTAAAGCAGTAATTATTTCTGCCTATAGCGATATCGAAAATATTAGAAAGGCGATGAATAGTGGTGCTTTTGATTTCCTAACTAAACCACTCAATCTTCAAGATTTAGAAATTACTACCAACAAAACTCTGCAATATGTGCAGCAAATGAAAGCGGCTTGGGAACAGGAACGCCTAGCACAGCAAAAGCAAGTAGAATTATTGATTCATCTGCAACAAGAGATTGCTATGCGCCAGCAGATAGAAGAAGCGTTGCGTGAAAGTGAGAGCAGGCTTGCTCAATTTTTAGAAGCTGTACCAGTGGGGGTATTTGTTATTGATGGCAATGGCAAATCTTACTACGCTAATCAAAATGCACAACAAATACTTGGCAAGGGAATCGTAACAGAAGTCACTAACAATCGATTAAACGAAATTTATCAAATTTATTTGGCAGGGACAGGGCAGTTGTACCCCACTGAGCAGCAGCCCATTGTGCGAGCGTTAAGTGGTGAAAGCGTCTCTGTGGACGATATTGAAATTCGCCAAGCAGCCAAGATTACTCCCTTAGAAGTCTCAGCTACACCGATTTTTGATGACAATGGTCAAATTATCTATGCCATAGCTGCTTTTCAAGATATTAGCCAACGCAGAAGGGCAGAAGCTGAACGGATTCAGTTTACACAGGAATTAACACTTAAAAATGTTGCCTTACAGCAGGCAAAAGATGCATTAGCCGAATCCAACCGCACCCTAGAACAAAAAGTTGAAGAACGCACTCAAGAACTATCACAAACGCTAGAAGTTCTGAAAGTTACTCAAGATAAACTGATATTTGAAAATGCCTTACTCAGGAATGCGGAGCAACCTTCAACCTATGATTATCAAGTTGGTGGTAGTTTACCAATGGATGCTCCTACGTATGTGGTGCGTTCCGCAGACCGTTATCTTTATAAAGCGTTGAAGATTGGGGATTTTTGTTATATTCTGAATGCGCGGCAAATGGGCAAGTCAAGCCTCATGGTGCGTATGATGCATCATCTTCAGCAAGAAGGTTTCAGCTGTGCAGCCATTGACATGACTCGCCTTGGCAGTGAAAACATCACTCCTATTCAGTGGTATAAAGGATTAGCAGTTGAGTTGTGGCAAAGCTTTAATCTACTAGAAACAGTGAATCTTAAAGCCTGGTGGAATGAGCAAAAAGATTTATCGCCAATCCAGTGCTTGAGTCGATTTATAGAAGATATTATTTTAAATTATGTTAAGGCTGAAAAAATTTTTATCTTTTTAGACGAAATTGATAGCACCTTGGGCTTAAACTTTCCCGTTAATGACTTTTTTACTTTAATTCGCTTTTGTTATAACCAACGCAGTATTAATCCAAACTATCGGCGTTTAACTTTTGCTCTATTTGGCGTTGTTACACCTTCTGATTTAACAAGTGACTACAAGAGAACACCTTTTAATATTGGTCAAGCAATTCACTTAGAAGGTTTTAAAGAACATGAAGCCCAACCTTTACTTCAAGGATTAACAGATAAGGTTAGCAATCCCCAAGTAGTACTGAAAGAAATGTTAGCTTGGACAAGTGGTCAGCCTTTTCTTACTCAAAAGCTTTGTCAGATAATCCGTAATTCTTCATTCTCTGTTCCTGCTAGTTGTGAAGCAGAAAGCATTCAGAACTTAGTGCAAACACAGTTGATTGAAAACTGGGAATCTCAAGATCAGCCAGAGCATTTGAGAACAATTCGCGATCGCATCCTTAAAAGTGAATGTAGTCCTGTAGAGCTACTCAAACTCTATCAAAGAATTTGGCATCAAAAAGAAGTCGTCTCAGTTGATAGTCTAGAAGAAAAAGAATTGCTTTTATCAGGGCTGGTGGTCAAGCAACAGGGTTCTCTAAAAGTTCATAACCGTATTTATGAATTGGTATTTGACAGCAGTTGGATTAATCTGCATATCTGA